One genomic segment of Myxocyprinus asiaticus isolate MX2 ecotype Aquarium Trade chromosome 14, UBuf_Myxa_2, whole genome shotgun sequence includes these proteins:
- the icam5 gene encoding intercellular adhesion molecule 5 isoform X1: MLLSQQLIVLLLITLTHGDDCPIFFNPPKLVVEYGASASVNCSTSIIVDVIFWNISEGAVQVSEDLISWRVNESRNWELKQTCYISSNKTKCSQNLTVTLYKTPDSVSIKTVNYTGPMISGEQYKLQCDIQDVAPVKSLIVKWFKGENLVNFTTFSDTIKTPVNESATLLITANKVDDGVQYRCEAELELGPDGPQPPPRVTSESLNISISSQCLVQLNPPRVVMKYDSSVSVNCSTTVPHGEMGWEATEGSVPLTNDSLITWNIQHLRQWDIEPICYINYINGSQCESRLPVTIYKTPDSVSISTVDHTGPMIEDKQYKLQCDIQNVAPVNNLTVKWFKGETLVNFTTFNDKTKTPVSESATLLITANRTDDGVQYRCEAELELGPDGPHPPPRVTSEPLNITVHFKPQINVCNDWSPKIWSSLGSYPLNSSSVVGNPRPNISWRHRSSSVNVSKLLDKYDSGQYIITASNKHGNSSCIINITLEYPPELNCSENYQIKEKTLFKLPCLVDGSPTPDVFLYKDDKAIQLPYYPTCNDSGWHNLIASNKHGTAHHNFIIDILYAPMFDTKPATFTVVEDSNITLECSSTGNPEPEMWWSFNNKNISTERRHRHITLNIQKATFTSAGVYKCSATNEFGRQEKNFIVEIKGNFHINIAIVVAFIVGLLLFLIILLFLCEWRRRKSSGHYQIQSEKQYEMSLLSNGGAK; this comes from the exons ATGCTCCTGTCTCAGCAGTTGATAGTTCTCTTGCTGATCACCCTTACACATGGCG atGACTGTCCCATTTTCTTCAACCCACCTAAATTGGTTGTTGAATATGGAGCTTCAGCCTCTGTGAACTGCTCCACCAGCATCATAGTCGACGTCATATTCTGGAATATATCAGAAGGAGCAGTGCAGGTTTCTGAAGATTTGATTTCCTGGAGAGTGAATGAGTCGAGGAACTGGGAGTTAAAGCAAACTTGTTACATCTCCTCTAATAAAACAAAGTGTTCACAGAATCTCACTGTTACTCTTTACA AGACTCCAGACTCTGTGTCCATCAAAACTGTAAATTACACAGGACCAATGATTTCGGGCGAACAGTATAAGCTCCAGTGTGACATTCAGGATGTGGCTCCTGTTAAAAGTCTAATTGTGAAATGGTTCAAAGGAGAGAATCTGGTGAATTTCACCACCTTCAGTGACACCATCAAGACTCCAGTGAATGAATCTGCAACACTCTTGATCACTGCAAACAAAGTGGATGATGGAGTTCAGTACAGGTGTGAAGCAGAACTGGAACTGGGACCAGACGGACCTCAACCTCCTCCTAGAGTGACATCAGAATCTCTTAATATTA GTATAAGCTCCCAATGCCTTGTACAGCTCAACCCACCGAGAGTTGTCATGAAGTACGACAGTTCTGTTTCAGTTAACTGTAGCACTACTGTCCCTCATGGTGAGATGGGATGGGAAGCCACTGAGGGAAGTGTACCCTTGACCAATGACAGTCTGATCACCTGGAACATACAACACCTGAGACAATGGGACATAGAGCCAATCTGCTACATCAACTATATTAATGGATCACAATGTGAATCACGTCTCCCAGTCACTATTTACA AGACTCCAGACAGTGTGTCCATCAGCACAGTGGATCACACAGGACCAATGATTGAGGACAAACAGTATAAGCTCCAGTGTGACATTCAGAATGTGGCTCCGGTTAATAATCTCACTGTGAAATGGTTCAAAGGAGAGACTCTGGTGAATTTCACCACCTTCAATGACAAAACCAAGACTCCAGTGAGTGAATCTGCAACACTCTTGATCACTGCAAACAGAACTGATGATGGAGTTCAGTACAGGTGTGAAGCAGAACTGGAACTGGGACCGGACGGACCTCATCCTCCTCCTAGAGTGACATCAGAACCTCTCAACATTACTGTGCACT ttaagCCACAAATCAACGTTTGTAATGACTGGTCACCAAAGATATGGAGCTCATTGGGTTCCTATCCCTTAAATTCATCCTCTGTTGTGGGTAACCCTCGCCCTAACATCTCTTGGAGACATAGATCATCATCTGTCAATGTCTCCAAGCTTCTCGACAAATATGACTCTGGCCAGTATATAATCACTGCCAGTAATAAACATGGGAACTCCAGTTGTATCATAAATATCACATTAGAAT ACCCCCCAGAGCTTAACTGCAGTGAAAACTACCAAATAAAAGAGAAAACGCTCTTTAAACTTCCTTGCTTGGTTGATGGATCCCCAACTCCAGATGTTTTCCTCTACAAAGATGATAAAGCTATCCAGCTTCCATATTATCCCACATGTAATGATAGTGGCTGGCATAATTTAATTGCAAGTAACAAACATGGAACGGCGCATCATAATTTCATCATCGACATCCTGT ATGCCCCAATGTTTGACACCAAGCCAGCTACATTTACTGTGGTAGAAGACAGCAATATAACCCTAGAATGCAGTTCCACTGGTAACCCAGAACCTGAAATGTGGTGGAGTTTTAACAATAAGAACATCTCCACTGAGAGGCGCCATCGTCACATCACTTTAAACATCCAGAAAGCCACGTTTACTAGTGCTGGAGTTTATAAATGTAGTGCCACGAATGAATTTGGACGCCAGGAGAAGAACTTCATTGTGGAGATAAAAG GCAACTTTCACATTAACATTGCAATTGTAGTAGCATTTATTGTAGGCCTACTGCTTTTTTTGATCATCTTGTTATTTCTCTGTGAGTGGAGAAGGAGGAAATCAAGTGGACATTATCAAATACAGTCAGAGAAGCAGTATGAAATGAGTCTTCTAAGCAATGGTGGAGCTAAGTGA
- the icam5 gene encoding intercellular adhesion molecule 5 isoform X2, whose product MISGEQYKLQCDIQDVAPVKSLIVKWFKGENLVNFTTFSDTIKTPVNESATLLITANKVDDGVQYRCEAELELGPDGPQPPPRVTSESLNISISSQCLVQLNPPRVVMKYDSSVSVNCSTTVPHGEMGWEATEGSVPLTNDSLITWNIQHLRQWDIEPICYINYINGSQCESRLPVTIYKTPDSVSISTVDHTGPMIEDKQYKLQCDIQNVAPVNNLTVKWFKGETLVNFTTFNDKTKTPVSESATLLITANRTDDGVQYRCEAELELGPDGPHPPPRVTSEPLNITVHFKPQINVCNDWSPKIWSSLGSYPLNSSSVVGNPRPNISWRHRSSSVNVSKLLDKYDSGQYIITASNKHGNSSCIINITLEYPPELNCSENYQIKEKTLFKLPCLVDGSPTPDVFLYKDDKAIQLPYYPTCNDSGWHNLIASNKHGTAHHNFIIDILYAPMFDTKPATFTVVEDSNITLECSSTGNPEPEMWWSFNNKNISTERRHRHITLNIQKATFTSAGVYKCSATNEFGRQEKNFIVEIKGNFHINIAIVVAFIVGLLLFLIILLFLCEWRRRKSSGHYQIQSEKQYEMSLLSNGGAK is encoded by the exons ATGATTTCGGGCGAACAGTATAAGCTCCAGTGTGACATTCAGGATGTGGCTCCTGTTAAAAGTCTAATTGTGAAATGGTTCAAAGGAGAGAATCTGGTGAATTTCACCACCTTCAGTGACACCATCAAGACTCCAGTGAATGAATCTGCAACACTCTTGATCACTGCAAACAAAGTGGATGATGGAGTTCAGTACAGGTGTGAAGCAGAACTGGAACTGGGACCAGACGGACCTCAACCTCCTCCTAGAGTGACATCAGAATCTCTTAATATTA GTATAAGCTCCCAATGCCTTGTACAGCTCAACCCACCGAGAGTTGTCATGAAGTACGACAGTTCTGTTTCAGTTAACTGTAGCACTACTGTCCCTCATGGTGAGATGGGATGGGAAGCCACTGAGGGAAGTGTACCCTTGACCAATGACAGTCTGATCACCTGGAACATACAACACCTGAGACAATGGGACATAGAGCCAATCTGCTACATCAACTATATTAATGGATCACAATGTGAATCACGTCTCCCAGTCACTATTTACA AGACTCCAGACAGTGTGTCCATCAGCACAGTGGATCACACAGGACCAATGATTGAGGACAAACAGTATAAGCTCCAGTGTGACATTCAGAATGTGGCTCCGGTTAATAATCTCACTGTGAAATGGTTCAAAGGAGAGACTCTGGTGAATTTCACCACCTTCAATGACAAAACCAAGACTCCAGTGAGTGAATCTGCAACACTCTTGATCACTGCAAACAGAACTGATGATGGAGTTCAGTACAGGTGTGAAGCAGAACTGGAACTGGGACCGGACGGACCTCATCCTCCTCCTAGAGTGACATCAGAACCTCTCAACATTACTGTGCACT ttaagCCACAAATCAACGTTTGTAATGACTGGTCACCAAAGATATGGAGCTCATTGGGTTCCTATCCCTTAAATTCATCCTCTGTTGTGGGTAACCCTCGCCCTAACATCTCTTGGAGACATAGATCATCATCTGTCAATGTCTCCAAGCTTCTCGACAAATATGACTCTGGCCAGTATATAATCACTGCCAGTAATAAACATGGGAACTCCAGTTGTATCATAAATATCACATTAGAAT ACCCCCCAGAGCTTAACTGCAGTGAAAACTACCAAATAAAAGAGAAAACGCTCTTTAAACTTCCTTGCTTGGTTGATGGATCCCCAACTCCAGATGTTTTCCTCTACAAAGATGATAAAGCTATCCAGCTTCCATATTATCCCACATGTAATGATAGTGGCTGGCATAATTTAATTGCAAGTAACAAACATGGAACGGCGCATCATAATTTCATCATCGACATCCTGT ATGCCCCAATGTTTGACACCAAGCCAGCTACATTTACTGTGGTAGAAGACAGCAATATAACCCTAGAATGCAGTTCCACTGGTAACCCAGAACCTGAAATGTGGTGGAGTTTTAACAATAAGAACATCTCCACTGAGAGGCGCCATCGTCACATCACTTTAAACATCCAGAAAGCCACGTTTACTAGTGCTGGAGTTTATAAATGTAGTGCCACGAATGAATTTGGACGCCAGGAGAAGAACTTCATTGTGGAGATAAAAG GCAACTTTCACATTAACATTGCAATTGTAGTAGCATTTATTGTAGGCCTACTGCTTTTTTTGATCATCTTGTTATTTCTCTGTGAGTGGAGAAGGAGGAAATCAAGTGGACATTATCAAATACAGTCAGAGAAGCAGTATGAAATGAGTCTTCTAAGCAATGGTGGAGCTAAGTGA